One region of Cinclus cinclus chromosome 25, bCinCin1.1, whole genome shotgun sequence genomic DNA includes:
- the DRD2 gene encoding D(2) dopamine receptor isoform X1, translating into MDPLNLSWYDGDRNWSRALNASEAAQKPHYNYYAVLLALLIFVIVFGNVLVCMAVSRERALQTTTNYLIVSLAVADLLVATLCMPWVVYLEVVGEWRFSRIHCDIFVTLDVMMCTASILNLCAISIDRYTAVAMPMLYNTRYSSKRRVTVMIAVVWVLSFAISCPLLFGLNNTDEKECIIGNPAFVVYSSIVSFYVPFMVTLLVYVQIYIVLRRRRKRVSTKRSSHVLDSDTQAPLKDKCTHPEDVKLCTVIVKSNGSFQVNKRKVEAESHIEEMEMEMVSSTSPPEKTALKPTAPSNHQLIVPVASNRGNNSTLQAPLSSPGKVEKNGHAKESHHTARVFEIHSLPNGKTRNLLKAVIRRKLSQQKEKKATQMLAIVLGVFIICWLPFFITHILNMHCDCNIPPAMYSAFTWLGYVNSAVNPIIYTTFNIEFRKAFMKILHC; encoded by the exons ATGGATCCCCTCAACCTCTCGTGGTACGACGGGGACAGGAACTGGAGCAGGGCCCTGAACGCGTCGGAGGCGGCGCAGAAGCCGCACTACAACTACTACGCCGTGCTGCTCGCCCTCCTCATCTTCGTCATCGTCTTTGGCAACGTCCTGGTGTGCATGGCAGTGTCCAGGGAGAGAGCCCTGCAGACCACCACCAACTACCTGATCGTCAGCCTGGCCGTGGCCGACCTGCTGGTGGCCACGCTCTGCATGCCCTGGGTGGTGTACCTGGAG GTGGTTGGGGAGTGGCGCTTCAGTCGCATCCACTGCGATATCTTTGTCACCCTGGACGTCATGATGTGCACTGCCAGCATCCTCAACCTCTGTGCCATCAGCATTGACAG GTACACGGCCGTGGCCATGCCCATGCTCTACAACACCCGCTACAGCTCCAAGCGCAGGGTCACCGTCATGATCGCCGTGGTCTGGGTGCTCTCCTTTGCCATCTCCTGCCCGCTCCTCTTCGGCCTCAACAACACAG ATGAGAAGGAATGCATCATTGGCAACCCTGCCTTCGTGGTGTACTCCTCCATCGTGTCCTTCTACGTGCCCTTCATGGTGACCCTGTTGGTGTACGTGCAGATCTACATCGTGCTGCGGCGCCGCAGGAAGCGCGTCAGCACCAAGCGCAGCAGCCATGTGCTGGACTCGGACACGCAGGCCCCCCTGAAG GACAAATGCACTCATCCAGAAGACGTCAAGCTCTGCACAGTTATTGTGAAGTCCAATGGGAGCTTCCAAGTTAATAAGCGCAAAGTG GAGGCAGAGAGTCACATAGAAGAGATGGAAATGGAGATGGTGTCCAGTACCAGTCCCCCTGAGAAAACGGCCCTCAAACCCACAGCACCAAGTAACCACCAGTTGATTGTGCCAGTTGCTTCTAATCGGGGCAACAACTCTACCCTGCAGGCACccctgagcagccctgggaaggtGGAGAAGAATGGCCATGCCAAAGAATCCCACCACACAGCCAGGGTCTTCGAGATCCACTCCCTGCCCAACGGCAAGACGAGGAACTTGCTCAAGGCTGTCATCAGGAGGAAACTGTCCcagcagaaggagaagaaagccACCCAGATGCTGGCCATCGTGCTCG GTGTTTTCATCATCTGCTGGCTCCCCTTCTTCATCACTCACATCCTGAACATGCACTGCGACTGCAACATCCCGCCGGCCATGTACAGCGCCTTCACATGGCTCGGCTACGTCAACAGCGCTGTCAACCCGATTATCTACACCACCTTCAACATCGAGTTTCGCAAGGCTTTCATGAAGATCCTCCACTGCTAA
- the DRD2 gene encoding D(2) dopamine receptor isoform X2, producing the protein MDPLNLSWYDGDRNWSRALNASEAAQKPHYNYYAVLLALLIFVIVFGNVLVCMAVSRERALQTTTNYLIVSLAVADLLVATLCMPWVVYLEVVGEWRFSRIHCDIFVTLDVMMCTASILNLCAISIDRYTAVAMPMLYNTRYSSKRRVTVMIAVVWVLSFAISCPLLFGLNNTDEKECIIGNPAFVVYSSIVSFYVPFMVTLLVYVQIYIVLRRRRKRVSTKRSSHVLDSDTQAPLKEAESHIEEMEMEMVSSTSPPEKTALKPTAPSNHQLIVPVASNRGNNSTLQAPLSSPGKVEKNGHAKESHHTARVFEIHSLPNGKTRNLLKAVIRRKLSQQKEKKATQMLAIVLGVFIICWLPFFITHILNMHCDCNIPPAMYSAFTWLGYVNSAVNPIIYTTFNIEFRKAFMKILHC; encoded by the exons ATGGATCCCCTCAACCTCTCGTGGTACGACGGGGACAGGAACTGGAGCAGGGCCCTGAACGCGTCGGAGGCGGCGCAGAAGCCGCACTACAACTACTACGCCGTGCTGCTCGCCCTCCTCATCTTCGTCATCGTCTTTGGCAACGTCCTGGTGTGCATGGCAGTGTCCAGGGAGAGAGCCCTGCAGACCACCACCAACTACCTGATCGTCAGCCTGGCCGTGGCCGACCTGCTGGTGGCCACGCTCTGCATGCCCTGGGTGGTGTACCTGGAG GTGGTTGGGGAGTGGCGCTTCAGTCGCATCCACTGCGATATCTTTGTCACCCTGGACGTCATGATGTGCACTGCCAGCATCCTCAACCTCTGTGCCATCAGCATTGACAG GTACACGGCCGTGGCCATGCCCATGCTCTACAACACCCGCTACAGCTCCAAGCGCAGGGTCACCGTCATGATCGCCGTGGTCTGGGTGCTCTCCTTTGCCATCTCCTGCCCGCTCCTCTTCGGCCTCAACAACACAG ATGAGAAGGAATGCATCATTGGCAACCCTGCCTTCGTGGTGTACTCCTCCATCGTGTCCTTCTACGTGCCCTTCATGGTGACCCTGTTGGTGTACGTGCAGATCTACATCGTGCTGCGGCGCCGCAGGAAGCGCGTCAGCACCAAGCGCAGCAGCCATGTGCTGGACTCGGACACGCAGGCCCCCCTGAAG GAGGCAGAGAGTCACATAGAAGAGATGGAAATGGAGATGGTGTCCAGTACCAGTCCCCCTGAGAAAACGGCCCTCAAACCCACAGCACCAAGTAACCACCAGTTGATTGTGCCAGTTGCTTCTAATCGGGGCAACAACTCTACCCTGCAGGCACccctgagcagccctgggaaggtGGAGAAGAATGGCCATGCCAAAGAATCCCACCACACAGCCAGGGTCTTCGAGATCCACTCCCTGCCCAACGGCAAGACGAGGAACTTGCTCAAGGCTGTCATCAGGAGGAAACTGTCCcagcagaaggagaagaaagccACCCAGATGCTGGCCATCGTGCTCG GTGTTTTCATCATCTGCTGGCTCCCCTTCTTCATCACTCACATCCTGAACATGCACTGCGACTGCAACATCCCGCCGGCCATGTACAGCGCCTTCACATGGCTCGGCTACGTCAACAGCGCTGTCAACCCGATTATCTACACCACCTTCAACATCGAGTTTCGCAAGGCTTTCATGAAGATCCTCCACTGCTAA